The Streptomyces luteogriseus genome includes a window with the following:
- a CDS encoding glycoside hydrolase family 35 protein: MPALTTTSDGFLLHGEPFRIISGALHYFRVHPGLWSDRLRKAGLMGLNTVETYIPWNHHQPDPEGPLVLDGFLDLPRFLRLARDEGLRVLLRPGPFICAEWDGGGLPDWLTSDPDIRLRSSDPRFTGAVDRYLDLLLPALAPHMATAGGPVIAVQVENEYGAYGDDSAYLKHLADAFRSRGVEELLFTCDQGDPEHLANGSLPGVLTTGTFGSRVERSLARLRQHRPEGPLFCAEFWIGWFDHWGGPHHVRDAADAAADLDRLLSAGASVNIYMFHGGTNFGFTNGANHKHAYTPTVTSYDYDAALTECGDPGPKYHAFREVIARHATVPDEPAPAPGPKLPPTTVELSSRSDLLPFAGSLAPAVRTDAPVTMDELGQRTGYALYRTTLPTDGDGVLHFARGVGDRAQVFVDGAPVGVLESERHDESLPVRVPRPGATLEVLVENMGGVNYGPRIGAPKGLLGPVSFNGTDLTGWDCSPLPLDDLDTVPFVPADGTPVIVPAFHRGTFDVGTPADAFLRLPGWSKGQAWINGFHLGRYWNRGPQRTLYVPAPVLRPGSNELVLLELHGTTAARALLTDTPDLGPENTW, encoded by the coding sequence ATGCCCGCCCTGACGACGACGTCCGACGGATTCCTGCTGCACGGCGAGCCGTTCCGGATCATCTCCGGCGCGCTGCACTACTTCCGCGTCCACCCCGGGCTCTGGTCCGACCGGCTGCGCAAGGCGGGGCTCATGGGCCTCAACACGGTCGAGACGTACATCCCGTGGAACCACCACCAGCCCGATCCCGAGGGCCCCCTCGTCCTCGACGGCTTCCTCGACCTGCCCCGGTTCCTGCGGCTCGCCCGGGACGAGGGGCTTCGGGTGCTGCTGCGTCCGGGGCCGTTCATCTGCGCCGAGTGGGACGGCGGCGGCCTGCCCGACTGGCTGACCTCCGACCCGGACATCCGGCTGCGCAGCAGCGACCCCCGCTTCACCGGGGCCGTCGACCGCTACCTCGACCTGCTGCTGCCCGCACTCGCGCCGCACATGGCGACGGCGGGCGGCCCCGTCATCGCGGTGCAGGTGGAGAACGAGTACGGGGCCTACGGCGACGACAGCGCCTATCTGAAGCACCTCGCCGACGCGTTCCGCTCCCGCGGTGTGGAGGAGCTGCTGTTCACCTGCGACCAGGGCGACCCCGAGCATCTGGCGAACGGAAGCCTGCCCGGTGTCCTCACCACCGGCACCTTCGGCAGCCGCGTCGAGCGGTCCCTGGCCCGACTGCGCCAGCACCGGCCCGAAGGCCCGCTGTTCTGCGCCGAGTTCTGGATCGGCTGGTTCGACCACTGGGGCGGCCCCCACCATGTGCGGGACGCGGCCGACGCCGCCGCCGACCTGGACCGGCTGCTGTCCGCCGGGGCGTCCGTCAACATCTACATGTTCCACGGCGGGACCAACTTCGGCTTCACCAACGGCGCCAACCACAAGCACGCCTACACACCCACCGTCACGTCCTACGACTACGACGCCGCGCTCACCGAGTGCGGCGACCCGGGCCCGAAGTACCACGCCTTCCGCGAGGTCATCGCTCGCCATGCCACCGTCCCCGACGAGCCCGCCCCGGCCCCGGGTCCCAAGCTTCCGCCCACCACCGTCGAGTTGAGCAGCAGGTCTGATCTCCTGCCGTTCGCCGGCTCGCTCGCCCCCGCCGTGCGCACCGACGCGCCCGTGACCATGGACGAGCTCGGGCAGCGCACCGGCTACGCGCTCTACCGCACCACCCTGCCCACCGACGGCGACGGGGTGCTGCACTTCGCCCGCGGGGTCGGCGACCGCGCCCAGGTCTTCGTCGACGGCGCCCCCGTCGGCGTGCTGGAGAGCGAGCGCCACGACGAGTCGCTGCCCGTGCGCGTGCCCCGTCCCGGCGCGACGCTGGAGGTCCTCGTCGAGAACATGGGCGGCGTCAACTACGGCCCCCGCATCGGCGCGCCGAAGGGCCTGCTCGGACCCGTCTCCTTCAACGGCACGGACCTGACGGGCTGGGACTGCTCGCCGCTGCCGCTGGACGATCTGGACACGGTGCCGTTCGTCCCGGCCGACGGGACACCGGTCATCGTCCCGGCCTTCCACCGCGGCACCTTCGACGTCGGCACCCCCGCCGACGCCTTCCTCCGTCTGCCCGGCTGGTCGAAGGGCCAGGCCTGGATCAACGGCTTCCATCTGGGCCGTTACTGGAACCGCGGCCCGCAGCGCACGCTGTACGTTCCCGCGCCGGTGCTGCGTCCGGGCTCCAACGAGCTCGTCCTGCTGGAGCTGCACGGCACCACCGCCGCCCGCGCCCTGCTCACCGACACCCCCGACCTCGGCCCGGAGAACACGTGGTGA
- a CDS encoding ABC transporter substrate-binding protein — protein MPYTKRRRLVRTAVAIALGATTLAACGSESADGEAQSGPASLTYWTWTPGMDKVVDLWNKGPGKKDQITVTVKKQASGDTLVTKILTAHKAGKAPDLVQAEYQALPTLVSNDALADISKNVGEAEDRFAEGVWQQTTLGTDAVYAVPQDIGPMMFYYREDLFKQYGLTVPTTWDEFAETARKLKKAAPGKDLTTFSANDSGLFAGLAQQAGAKWWTTSGDQWKVSIDDAATQKVAKFWGGLVEEGAIDNQPMYTPAWNKALNTGKQIAWISAVWAPGTLTTAAPDTKGKWAMAPLPQWSASENRTGSWGGSSTAVTTDSEHQAAAAKFATWLNTDSEALNALAKESGIYPAATNAQISGAFLKPPAYFSNQADFYRKAADIAETTAPSAWGPNVNVAYTTFKDAFGAAAKNKSDFGAALEEMQADTVADMKKQGFEVAP, from the coding sequence ATGCCGTACACGAAGCGCCGCCGCCTCGTGAGAACCGCCGTCGCCATCGCCCTCGGCGCCACCACCCTCGCCGCCTGCGGCTCGGAATCCGCGGACGGAGAGGCCCAGTCGGGGCCGGCCTCGCTGACGTACTGGACCTGGACGCCCGGCATGGACAAGGTCGTGGACCTGTGGAACAAGGGGCCGGGCAAGAAGGACCAGATCACCGTCACGGTGAAGAAGCAGGCATCCGGTGACACGCTCGTCACCAAGATCCTCACCGCGCACAAGGCCGGCAAGGCGCCCGACCTGGTGCAGGCGGAGTACCAGGCGCTGCCCACGCTGGTCAGCAACGACGCGCTCGCGGACATCTCGAAGAACGTCGGCGAGGCCGAGGACAGGTTCGCCGAGGGCGTCTGGCAGCAGACCACGCTCGGCACCGACGCGGTCTACGCGGTCCCGCAGGACATCGGGCCGATGATGTTCTACTACCGCGAGGACCTGTTCAAGCAGTACGGGCTGACGGTGCCGACGACCTGGGACGAGTTCGCCGAGACCGCCCGCAAGCTGAAGAAGGCGGCCCCGGGCAAGGACCTCACCACCTTCTCCGCCAACGACTCCGGCCTCTTCGCGGGCCTCGCCCAGCAGGCCGGAGCCAAATGGTGGACGACCTCCGGCGACCAGTGGAAGGTCTCCATCGACGACGCGGCCACCCAGAAGGTCGCGAAGTTCTGGGGCGGCCTGGTCGAGGAAGGCGCGATCGACAACCAGCCGATGTACACCCCGGCCTGGAACAAGGCGCTCAACACCGGCAAGCAGATCGCCTGGATCAGCGCCGTGTGGGCACCGGGCACCCTGACCACCGCCGCGCCCGACACCAAGGGCAAGTGGGCCATGGCCCCGCTCCCCCAGTGGTCCGCGAGCGAGAACCGCACCGGCAGCTGGGGCGGCTCCTCCACCGCCGTCACCACCGACTCCGAGCACCAGGCGGCCGCCGCGAAGTTCGCCACCTGGCTGAACACCGACAGCGAGGCCCTCAACGCGCTGGCGAAGGAGAGCGGCATCTACCCGGCGGCCACCAACGCCCAGATCAGCGGCGCCTTCCTCAAGCCGCCGGCCTACTTCTCCAACCAGGCCGACTTCTACCGCAAGGCCGCCGACATCGCCGAGACCACCGCACCCTCCGCCTGGGGCCCCAACGTCAACGTCGCCTACACCACGTTCAAGGACGCCTTCGGCGCCGCGGCGAAGAACAAGTCCGACTTCGGCGCCGCGCTGGAGGAGATGCAGGCCGACACCGTCGCCGACATGAAGAAGCAGGGCTTCGAGGTCGCTCCGTGA
- a CDS encoding SseB family protein — protein METPANDPTPTPAQRALDVLAENTEDTAALDALANSDVLIPVPDDANDSDAANPSAVALPVLEQPGGEPVVPVFTSEVEMAGLLPFVSRYRLVPLGALAAQWPADDLSLTIDGSSEHRLTLTSEGVRTLLAR, from the coding sequence ATGGAGACACCCGCAAACGACCCCACGCCCACGCCCGCCCAGCGGGCTTTGGACGTCCTCGCCGAGAACACCGAGGACACGGCGGCTCTGGACGCGCTCGCCAACAGCGACGTGCTCATCCCCGTGCCCGACGACGCCAACGACTCCGACGCCGCCAATCCCTCGGCGGTGGCGCTGCCGGTGCTGGAGCAGCCGGGCGGCGAACCGGTGGTGCCCGTGTTCACCTCCGAGGTGGAGATGGCCGGGCTGTTGCCGTTCGTCTCCCGCTACCGCCTGGTGCCCCTCGGCGCCCTCGCCGCACAGTGGCCGGCCGACGACCTGTCGCTCACCATCGACGGCAGCTCGGAGCACCGCCTGACCCTCACCTCGGAGGGAGTCCGCACCCTGCTGGCGCGCTAG
- a CDS encoding LacI family DNA-binding transcriptional regulator, with protein MTVNATGGRRRPPTIHDVAREAGVSRGTVSRVLNGGHYVSPAAQEAVNAAIRRTGYVVNRHARSLITGRSDSIGFLLTEPQERFFEDPNFNVLLRGCTQALAAHDIPLLLMLAGTEGERRRITRYITAGHVDGVLLVSSHSGDPAAEQLREAGVPLVACGKPIGLASKVSYVAADDRDGARDMVRHLLSLGRRRVGTVTGPLDTPGGVDRLAGYREVLAEAGLEADERLVVSGDYSRASGEAGAERLLAQAPDIDAVFVASDLMAQGVLAALQRAGRRVPQDVAVGGFDDSPAAVASSPELTTIRQPWDRISNEMVRVLLAQIGGEDPAAVILPTELVKREST; from the coding sequence GTGACCGTGAACGCTACGGGAGGCAGGCGCAGGCCGCCCACGATCCATGACGTGGCGCGCGAGGCGGGCGTCTCGCGCGGCACCGTCTCACGCGTCCTCAACGGTGGCCACTACGTCAGTCCGGCCGCCCAGGAGGCGGTCAACGCGGCCATCCGCAGAACGGGTTACGTGGTCAACCGGCACGCCCGGTCCCTGATCACCGGGCGGTCCGACTCGATCGGCTTCCTGCTCACGGAGCCGCAGGAGCGGTTCTTCGAGGACCCCAACTTCAACGTCCTGCTGCGCGGCTGCACCCAGGCGCTGGCCGCGCACGACATCCCGCTGCTGCTGATGCTCGCGGGTACCGAGGGCGAACGGCGGCGCATCACGCGGTACATCACGGCCGGGCACGTGGACGGGGTGCTGCTGGTCTCCAGTCACTCCGGTGATCCGGCCGCCGAGCAGCTGCGCGAGGCGGGGGTACCGCTGGTCGCGTGCGGAAAGCCGATCGGGCTGGCCTCCAAGGTGAGTTACGTGGCCGCCGACGACCGGGACGGGGCCCGTGACATGGTGCGCCACCTGTTGTCGCTCGGACGGCGCCGGGTGGGCACGGTGACCGGTCCGCTGGACACGCCGGGTGGTGTCGATCGTCTCGCCGGCTACCGGGAGGTGCTCGCGGAAGCGGGCCTGGAGGCCGACGAGCGGCTCGTCGTCTCCGGTGACTACAGCCGGGCGAGCGGCGAGGCGGGTGCCGAGCGGCTGCTGGCGCAGGCCCCGGACATCGACGCGGTGTTCGTGGCCTCCGACCTCATGGCGCAGGGCGTGCTGGCGGCCCTGCAGCGGGCCGGGCGGCGGGTGCCGCAGGACGTGGCGGTCGGCGGGTTCGACGACTCACCGGCGGCCGTGGCCTCCAGTCCCGAGCTGACGACGATCCGGCAGCCGTGGGACCGCATCAGCAACGAGATGGTGCGGGTGCTGCTCGCGCAGATCGGGGGCGAGGACCCGGCGGCGGTGATCCTGCCGACGGAACTGGTGAAGCGGGAGTCGACGTAG
- a CDS encoding MarR family winged helix-turn-helix transcriptional regulator has translation MASKTAGGQLEDRWRDILSAHARTMCEIDRALHPHGLGASDFEVLDMLATAAPEEGEQCRVQNLVGRVHLSQSALSRLIARLEKDGLVTRSVCAEDRRGVWVSLTSRGRELHAEVLPLQRAALSRTLGGEPPRPGSGRSLR, from the coding sequence ATGGCGTCGAAAACGGCTGGTGGGCAGCTCGAGGACCGGTGGCGGGACATCCTGTCGGCGCACGCGCGCACGATGTGCGAGATCGACCGGGCGCTGCATCCGCACGGTCTCGGCGCCTCCGACTTCGAGGTCTTGGACATGCTCGCGACCGCGGCGCCCGAAGAGGGCGAGCAGTGCCGGGTGCAGAACCTCGTGGGGCGGGTCCATCTCAGCCAGAGCGCGCTGTCGCGGCTGATCGCCCGGCTGGAGAAGGACGGCCTGGTGACGCGGTCCGTGTGCGCGGAGGACCGGCGGGGGGTGTGGGTCTCTCTGACGTCCAGGGGCCGTGAGCTGCACGCCGAGGTGCTGCCGCTGCAGCGGGCAGCCCTGTCCCGGACACTGGGCGGAGAGCCGCCCAGGCCCGGATCGGGTCGGTCGCTCCGCTAG
- a CDS encoding beta-galactosidase — MVTHLLRVPPPAAPPLTGHLPFTDAPGVPDPIEVGSRWLTRGGRPWFPVSGEFHYSRYPNGAWEEELLKMKAGGVTAVSSYVIWIHHEEIEGRVRFDGDRDLRRFAGLCARHGLDFIPRIGPWSHAEVRNGGLPDWLLARTAAPRTDDPAYLSPVRTWFTEIAGQLRGLERASGGPVVAIQIENELYDRPGHLRTLKRMAQEAGLSAPLWTSTAWGGVRLPGEELLPLYGGYPEAFWTEADGGWPDTCRTHFFFTHQRDDEAIGADLRPTGAPDAGTLADRFPWATCELGGGMAVAYHRRPRVEAADIGAVGLTKIGCGSVWQGYYMFHGGTNPPGELTSLQESHATGHPNDLPVLTYDFQAPLGEYGQLRPSYHELRLQHLLLADLGHRIAPMRSVLPEQTPTGRHDRDTLRWAVRTDGTSGFLFVINHQPHEPLPDHPGTAFTVDFPLAPSLTLPSTAVTVPSGAYFCWPLRLDVAGLRLEWATAQPVCTVEADGRTVLVLAATDGIAPELALDADTVVSVAVPSGEITPVAGRVLVSGVRPGTDALVEVEAADGSRVGLLVLDPATARTVYRGPAWGAGRLVLCADGVVFDEGRDEVRLHSPAAEPSFAVLPAPDAALVAEGAHLRQAADGVFTRCTIEAEPLLPVTTATVTSVRPGGRAPEPVTGVRGRASVPAVEDVDAAAAEYRVDVPEDLLRDPAGVLLRLRWTGDLARAYVGDVLVADQFYSGRVWDIGLDRLPAGTLLTEGLRLEVLPLARDAPVHVPGQSGDAWREARVLDAAWVVTRRWSVRAG; from the coding sequence GTGGTGACACATCTCCTGCGCGTCCCGCCGCCCGCCGCTCCCCCGCTGACCGGCCACCTGCCGTTCACGGACGCGCCCGGCGTGCCCGACCCGATCGAGGTCGGCAGCCGCTGGCTGACCAGGGGCGGCCGCCCCTGGTTCCCGGTCTCCGGCGAGTTCCACTACTCCCGCTACCCGAACGGGGCGTGGGAGGAGGAGCTGCTGAAGATGAAGGCGGGCGGGGTGACAGCCGTCTCCTCCTACGTCATCTGGATCCACCACGAGGAGATCGAGGGGCGGGTCCGCTTCGACGGCGACCGCGACCTCCGGCGGTTCGCCGGGCTGTGCGCCCGCCACGGACTGGACTTCATCCCCAGGATCGGCCCCTGGTCCCACGCGGAGGTACGCAACGGCGGCCTGCCCGACTGGCTCCTGGCACGGACGGCCGCCCCGCGCACCGACGACCCGGCCTACCTGTCGCCCGTACGCACCTGGTTCACGGAGATCGCGGGGCAACTGCGGGGCCTGGAACGGGCGAGCGGCGGGCCGGTCGTCGCGATCCAGATCGAGAACGAGCTGTACGACCGGCCCGGCCACCTGCGCACGCTGAAGCGCATGGCCCAGGAGGCAGGGCTGAGCGCGCCGTTGTGGACGTCGACCGCGTGGGGCGGGGTCCGCCTCCCGGGCGAGGAACTGCTTCCGCTGTACGGCGGCTACCCCGAGGCGTTCTGGACGGAAGCCGACGGGGGCTGGCCCGACACCTGCCGCACACACTTCTTCTTCACCCACCAGCGCGACGACGAAGCCATCGGTGCCGACCTCCGGCCCACGGGCGCGCCGGACGCCGGCACCCTGGCCGATCGATTCCCCTGGGCCACCTGCGAGTTGGGCGGCGGCATGGCGGTGGCCTACCACCGGCGGCCCCGGGTGGAGGCCGCCGACATCGGTGCCGTCGGGCTCACGAAGATCGGCTGCGGGTCGGTGTGGCAGGGCTACTACATGTTCCACGGCGGCACGAACCCGCCCGGCGAGCTGACCTCCCTCCAGGAGTCGCACGCCACCGGCCACCCCAACGACCTGCCCGTCCTGACCTACGACTTCCAGGCCCCGCTCGGCGAGTACGGACAGCTGCGGCCCTCGTACCACGAACTGCGCCTCCAGCACCTGCTCCTGGCCGACCTGGGACACCGGATCGCGCCCATGCGGTCCGTGCTGCCCGAGCAGACGCCGACCGGGCGGCACGACCGGGACACCCTGCGCTGGGCCGTGCGGACCGACGGCACCTCCGGCTTCCTGTTCGTGATCAACCACCAGCCGCACGAGCCGCTTCCGGACCACCCCGGCACGGCCTTCACGGTCGACTTCCCCCTCGCGCCCTCGCTGACGCTGCCGAGCACTGCCGTCACGGTCCCCTCCGGCGCGTACTTCTGCTGGCCGCTGCGGCTGGACGTGGCCGGGCTGCGGTTGGAGTGGGCCACGGCGCAGCCCGTGTGCACCGTCGAGGCGGACGGCCGTACGGTCCTGGTGCTGGCCGCGACCGACGGCATCGCGCCCGAACTCGCCCTGGACGCGGACACGGTGGTGTCCGTGGCCGTGCCGTCCGGGGAGATCACGCCGGTCGCCGGCCGGGTCCTGGTCAGCGGGGTGCGGCCCGGCACCGACGCCCTGGTCGAGGTGGAGGCGGCCGACGGTTCGCGTGTCGGCCTGCTGGTCCTGGACCCGGCGACGGCCCGCACCGTCTACCGGGGCCCGGCGTGGGGCGCCGGGCGGCTGGTGCTGTGCGCGGACGGTGTCGTCTTCGACGAGGGCCGTGACGAGGTGCGGCTGCACAGTCCGGCCGCCGAGCCGTCGTTCGCGGTGCTGCCCGCCCCGGATGCCGCCCTGGTGGCGGAGGGAGCGCACCTACGGCAGGCCGCAGACGGCGTTTTCACGCGCTGCACGATCGAGGCCGAGCCTCTCCTCCCGGTGACGACAGCGACCGTGACGTCCGTCAGGCCGGGCGGCAGGGCGCCCGAGCCCGTGACCGGTGTGCGGGGCCGGGCGAGCGTGCCGGCCGTTGAGGACGTGGACGCGGCGGCGGCCGAGTACCGGGTCGACGTACCGGAGGACCTGCTGCGGGACCCCGCGGGTGTGCTGCTGCGGCTGCGCTGGACGGGGGACCTGGCACGGGCCTATGTGGGCGACGTCCTGGTCGCCGACCAGTTCTACTCGGGGCGGGTCTGGGACATCGGGCTGGACCGGCTGCCGGCCGGGACGCTGCTCACGGAGGGGCTTCGGCTGGAGGTGCTGCCGCTGGCCCGGGACGCGCCCGTGCACGTGCCGGGGCAGTCGGGTGACGCATGGCGGGAGGCGCGTGTGCTGGACGCCGCATGGGTCGTCACGCGCCGCTGGAGCGTCCGGGCCGGCTGA
- a CDS encoding carbohydrate ABC transporter permease — MSSLAVPQAEPRAGSTPGAAQDSRPPLRRRIALVPTVTLLLGALYCLLPVAWVVIAATKSGRELFSTFTFLPGTGFAANIRDLTAYRDGVYWQWMANSALYAGLGALLSTCVSAVSGYALAIYRFRGRETIFNVLLAGVLMPPVILAVPQYLLLAKADLTDSYLSVLLPQILFPYGVYLARIYAAAAVPTDVVEAGRMDGAGEWRIFTRIALPMMIPGMVTVFLFQFVAIWNNFLLPYIMLSDDERFPITLGLFTLLEQGANTPALYTLVITGAFLAVLPLVALFLVIQRFWSLDLLSGAVKS; from the coding sequence ATGAGCTCCCTCGCCGTCCCCCAGGCAGAGCCGAGAGCGGGCAGCACGCCCGGTGCGGCCCAGGACAGCCGCCCGCCGCTGCGCCGCCGGATCGCGCTGGTTCCCACGGTCACCCTGCTGCTGGGCGCGCTCTACTGCCTGCTGCCGGTCGCCTGGGTGGTCATCGCCGCCACCAAGTCCGGGCGCGAGCTGTTCTCCACCTTCACGTTCCTGCCGGGCACGGGCTTCGCCGCCAACATCCGGGACCTGACCGCCTACCGCGACGGCGTCTACTGGCAGTGGATGGCCAACTCCGCGCTGTACGCCGGTCTCGGGGCCCTGCTGTCGACGTGCGTGTCGGCGGTCAGCGGCTACGCGCTCGCGATCTACCGTTTCCGCGGCCGCGAGACGATCTTCAACGTGCTGCTCGCGGGTGTGCTGATGCCGCCGGTGATCCTGGCCGTCCCGCAGTACCTGCTGCTGGCGAAGGCCGACCTCACCGACTCGTATCTGTCGGTCCTGCTGCCGCAGATCCTCTTCCCGTACGGCGTCTACCTCGCGCGGATCTACGCCGCCGCCGCGGTGCCCACCGACGTGGTCGAGGCGGGGCGCATGGACGGGGCGGGCGAGTGGCGGATCTTCACGCGGATCGCGCTGCCGATGATGATCCCCGGGATGGTGACGGTGTTCCTGTTCCAGTTCGTGGCGATCTGGAACAACTTCCTGCTCCCGTACATCATGCTCAGCGACGACGAGAGATTCCCGATCACGCTCGGCCTGTTCACATTGCTGGAGCAGGGCGCCAACACCCCGGCCCTGTACACCCTGGTGATCACCGGAGCCTTCCTCGCGGTGCTGCCGCTGGTCGCCCTCTTCCTGGTCATCCAGCGGTTCTGGAGTCTGGATCTGCTCTCCGGAGCCGTAAAGTCGTGA
- a CDS encoding MFS transporter, producing the protein MFSTAAVVASCVGFVLIGVLQSLYGPAIPALRAEFGLSPSAAGLGLSAHFVGGVGGVLLFDRLYGRVGNRRILGSSYLLMAVGAAGFALAPDWPTALAAALLSGFGFGGIDYGLNQLFSVGFGHRSTAMLNILHAHFGIGAVLGPAVIGVVGSEHYPAVFLTFALANLPLLLCLRGVRGRVPAPAGDGAGAGGGAVLGRSLGSLLAVFVVLYVLHVGIEAGVGGWEPTHLETVGYGAGVAATATSVYWLMMTAGRFLVAPLALRFSGQAIITVSCAGMTVCLLAATVPALAPYAYAGVGLFIAPIFPTGLPWLNRAAPQARRAGALVIAASMIGGVAAGPALGKAIEWSGIRAVPLLLCGVSALCLAATLWLIRGTRSR; encoded by the coding sequence GTGTTCAGCACGGCAGCCGTGGTCGCCTCCTGCGTGGGCTTCGTGCTCATCGGCGTGCTGCAGTCCCTGTACGGCCCGGCGATCCCGGCGCTCCGGGCGGAGTTCGGGCTCTCGCCCTCCGCCGCCGGGCTGGGGCTGAGTGCTCACTTCGTGGGTGGTGTGGGCGGGGTGCTGCTGTTCGACCGGCTCTACGGCCGGGTCGGCAACCGGCGCATCCTCGGGAGTTCGTATCTGCTGATGGCCGTGGGCGCGGCCGGCTTCGCCCTGGCGCCCGACTGGCCCACCGCCCTGGCGGCGGCCCTGCTCTCGGGCTTCGGCTTCGGCGGTATCGACTACGGTCTCAACCAGCTGTTCTCCGTGGGCTTCGGCCACCGTTCGACCGCGATGCTGAACATCCTCCACGCGCACTTCGGCATCGGCGCCGTCCTCGGCCCCGCCGTGATCGGCGTGGTCGGATCAGAGCACTACCCGGCCGTCTTCCTCACCTTCGCCCTCGCCAACCTGCCGTTGCTGCTGTGCCTGCGGGGCGTGCGCGGCCGCGTGCCCGCCCCGGCCGGAGACGGGGCCGGGGCCGGCGGCGGAGCCGTCCTCGGCCGGAGTCTCGGGTCCCTGCTCGCGGTCTTCGTCGTCCTCTACGTGCTGCACGTCGGCATCGAGGCCGGGGTCGGCGGCTGGGAGCCCACACATCTGGAGACCGTCGGTTACGGCGCGGGGGTCGCCGCCACCGCCACCTCCGTGTACTGGCTGATGATGACCGCCGGCCGCTTCCTGGTCGCCCCGCTCGCGCTGCGCTTCTCCGGACAGGCCATCATCACCGTCTCGTGCGCGGGCATGACGGTCTGCCTGCTGGCCGCGACCGTCCCGGCGCTCGCCCCCTACGCGTACGCCGGTGTCGGTCTGTTCATCGCGCCGATCTTCCCCACCGGGCTGCCCTGGCTCAACCGCGCCGCCCCGCAGGCCCGGCGGGCCGGTGCCCTGGTCATCGCGGCCTCCATGATCGGCGGTGTCGCAGCGGGGCCCGCGCTGGGCAAGGCCATCGAGTGGTCCGGGATCCGCGCCGTGCCGCTCCTGCTGTGCGGCGTCTCGGCGCTCTGCCTGGCCGCCACGCTCTGGCTCATTCGCGGCACCCGCTCCCGATGA
- a CDS encoding carbohydrate ABC transporter permease → MKSTARRQSYGVRGAPYDHPSRTTTLERARSAPYFFLLPATLLFALFFALPIGYAVWLSFRKVKVSGLGLGSGARREVWAGLENYTDALSDSELLHGALRVLGYGCIVVPVMLGLALLFALMLDSEKVRLAPVTRLAIFLPYAIPGVVAALLWGFLYLPDVSPFYYVLDRLGMPQPDLLDGGPLYLALSNIAVWGGTGFNMIVIYTSLQAIPAEVYEAAKLDGATPTQIALRIKIPMVAPSLVLTFFFSIIATLQVYNEPTTLKPLTNSVSTTWSPLMKVYRDAFGEGDIHGAAAQAVIIAFATLLLSFGFLRAVNRRQKQEAAR, encoded by the coding sequence GTGAAAAGCACGGCACGCCGGCAGTCGTACGGGGTGCGGGGCGCCCCGTACGACCACCCGTCTCGCACCACCACCCTCGAACGAGCGCGAAGCGCCCCCTATTTCTTCCTCCTCCCAGCCACCCTTCTCTTCGCCCTGTTCTTCGCGCTGCCCATCGGCTACGCGGTCTGGCTCAGCTTCCGCAAGGTGAAGGTGTCGGGCCTCGGCCTCGGCTCCGGCGCCCGCAGGGAGGTATGGGCCGGCCTGGAGAACTACACCGACGCCCTCTCCGACAGCGAACTGCTGCACGGCGCCCTGCGCGTGCTCGGCTATGGGTGCATCGTCGTGCCCGTCATGCTCGGCCTCGCCCTGCTGTTCGCGCTGATGCTCGACTCGGAGAAGGTGCGGCTCGCACCCGTCACCCGGCTCGCCATCTTCCTGCCGTACGCCATCCCCGGCGTGGTGGCCGCCCTGCTGTGGGGCTTCCTCTACCTGCCGGACGTCAGTCCCTTCTACTACGTGCTCGACCGGCTCGGGATGCCGCAGCCGGACCTGCTGGACGGCGGGCCGCTGTACCTCGCTCTGTCGAACATCGCGGTGTGGGGCGGCACCGGCTTCAACATGATCGTCATCTACACCTCACTCCAGGCGATCCCGGCGGAGGTCTACGAGGCCGCGAAGCTGGACGGCGCCACGCCGACGCAGATCGCGCTGCGCATCAAGATCCCGATGGTGGCGCCCTCACTGGTGCTGACCTTCTTCTTCTCGATCATCGCGACGCTCCAGGTGTACAACGAGCCGACCACCCTCAAACCGCTCACCAACTCCGTGTCCACGACCTGGAGTCCGCTGATGAAGGTGTACCGGGACGCCTTCGGCGAGGGTGACATCCACGGAGCCGCGGCGCAGGCCGTGATCATCGCCTTCGCCACGCTCCTCCTCTCCTTCGGCTTCCTGCGGGCCGTGAACCGTCGCCAGAAGCAGGAGGCCGCCCGATGA